The genome window CTACTTTAGCACGTTATATAGTTATTACTTTTACAGGAATTATTGCTTTAGGTCAGATTGGTGTACAAACCAAATCCATAATTGCTATAATAGGAGCAGCCGGCATGGCTGTAGGATTAGCTTTACAAGGATCTTTATCAAATTTTGCTGCAGGTGTTTTATTAATTTTATTAAGACCACTAAGAACTAATGAATATGTAAATTTAGGAAATGCTGCCGGAACAGTATTACATGTACATATCTTTTATACAACTTTGAAAACACTAGATGGAAAAATTATAATTATACCTAACGGAAAAATTGTTGCTGGTAATATTATTAATTATTCTCGTGAACCAATACGAAGAAATCAATTCGTGATAAATGTTGCTTATGATTCAGATGCAGATCTAGTGATTTCAGTACTACAAACAGTTATTGATCAAGAAGAACGTGTGTTAAAACATCCAGGTAATTTTGTTGGATTAAATGAATTTTCACCTTCTTCATTAAAATTTATTGTTAAATGTTGGTGTCATACAACAGAATTAAATTCTGTATATTCTGATTTAATGTTAAATTTTAAAAAAGCTTTAGATAAACATAATATTACCATTCCATATCCAAAAATGGATATTTATTTTTATAAAAAAATAAATAAAATATTAAAAATAAGTGATATAAATAGTGTAGAAAGAAAGAAAAAGTAATACACATAAAATCTAAAATAATATAGCGTAGAAATGTTTTCTACGCTATAAAATTATAATGCTAAGAATGTTATTAACTACCATGTTAAAAATATATCAATCCAATCAAATGAATTTTTTAGTAGAAAAGTTATGCAAAAAAATACAATCCAAAAAAAAAATTTTAAAAAAAAAAACTATTTTAATTAATAATACTTACACAAAACAATGGTTAGAAATACAAATATCTAAAAAATTAACAATTTGTATGAATACACAATATATAGAAATTTCTAAATTTTTTATTAATTTAATAAAACAATCTAATCATAAACTGAAAAGCATAAAACCTAACATATTTGAAGTAAAATATTTAAAATGGATTTTAATGTCTATTATTAGTAAAAAAAATGATTGTATATTTCTAAAAGAAAATAGTATTCAATATAATAATTATGAATTTTGTTTACATATGGCAAATGTTTTTGTTAAATATATTTTTTTTCAACCAGATTTAATTTATACATGGGAACAAGAAATAAAAAATAATATTTGGGAAAAAAAACTAATATGGCAAAAAAAATTATGGAGTATGATAATACAAAAAACAAAAAATTCAGGAATTGCAAATTTTACTGACATTATAAATAATTTTAATAAAAATATAAATAAATCTTATTTTTTAAAATTTATACCAAAAAAAATATTGATATTTTCAAATATATCTATAAATCCATTCATTATAACGATATTACATATAATTAAAAATATAACTTCAATATATTTATTTCAATATACCTTTAAAAAAAAAAAAAAATATACAAATATATCAATTAATTTTTTAATTAAAAAACAAAAATCATCATCAGAAAAAAAACAAAAAAAACTCTTATATTATAAAAAAAAATTTTTTTATAAAAAAATATATACAAACAATATTTTATATAAATTACAATACGACATATTTAAAAATTCACTGGAAAATAGTATTCCAAGTAAGATACATTATAAAAATCATCATTCCCTTTCTATAAATCAATGTAGTTCTTATTTACAAGAAATTCAAGAATTATATAAATATATCATATATATATTAAATACTAATAAAAAAATAACACTAAATAATATTTTAATTACAGCTGATAATATAAAACCTTATATTTTTTATATTAATAATATATTTAATTCTATAAAAAAAAATAATCCTATGATTCATAACATTTCAAAAAATAACAAAACTAAAAAAAAAATAATTTTAACTATAAAAAATTTATTTAAAATTAAAAATAATCGTTTTAAATATTCATGGGTATTATCTCTTCTAAATACAAAATATTTAAGAAAAAAGTTTTATATTAAATCTAGCGATATTAAAATACTATATTCCTTTATATCTGATTTATATATTAGTTTTGGATTTGATAAAAACCAATTTAAAAAAATGTCTATTCCTGAAATTAATACATATTCATGGGAATATGCAATTAGCAGAATAACAATAGGATATGGAGCACAAAAAAATTATTCAATATGGAACAACATTTCTGTATATAACGTATCTTGTGAAAAAAGCAATGTATTGTTAGGTAATTTTATTAATTTAATCATTACATTAAATCAACTGAGAAAAAAATTATTAAATAAAAAAACATTAAAAAATTGGTTTCATATTTTTACAAAAATAATAAATAAATTTTTTCATATACCTCTTAAACACAAAAAATTCTTTTTTATTCTAGAAAACAAATGGAAAAATATAGTCTCTGAAGGAATTATGATGAATTATTCAGAAAAAATATCTATTGACGTTATAACAGATATTTTTTTTAAAAATAATTATTCATTATTCAAATATGACGCATTTTTTACCGGCAAAATCAATATCACTAATCTAAAAAATATAAGAACTATTCCGTTTAAAATGATTTGTGTTCTAGGATGCATACAAGGCAGTACCCCTCCTCTAAAAAAAACAGATATATTAAATCTTGCTAATAAAAAAACATATCACGATAACAAAAATATCTTCTTTGAAACTATTATGTCTACTCAAAAATATTTTTTTTGTAGCTTTGTCAAAACAACAGATACAGAAAGTACGTCTTACGCATCAAAATATATTATAGATATTATTTTTTATCTAAAAAAAATTTTTTATACAAAAAAAAATACGTTTACTGAAAAAAAAAAAAATTACATCCATAATATATACATCAAACATAAACATAAAACAAATCATTTATATTTTATAAACCAAAAAACAGAATATTTTTTACATAAAAAAAAATTTTTTAGTAGCTATAAAAAAATAAAAAAAACTACTCAAAAAAATATTTCAATTAAAAAATTAATAAATTTTTGGAAAAATCCAGTTCAGTACTATTTCAAAAAAACATTAAAAATACCAAAAATAGACAGCACAACAGAAATTTTATCAGAAGATGAATTATTTTCTATAAATTCTCTAAATCAATTTTATATTAATAAAAAAATTTTAAAAAAAAAAATTCTAAACAAAAAAACTAACTCGTTATATAAAAAATTAAAATTACAAAATAAAATCCCATATGGATATGTTGGAAAAATTTTATGGAAAAAACAAGAAAAAAAAATAAATATTTTAGCAAAACAAATTAATACTTTGAGAAAATCTCCAATTAAAAAAAAAATCAATATAAAAACAAAAAAATATAAGTTATCAGGAATTATAAAAGAAATCAATGCATACGGTCTAATTAGATGGTCTGCTAACAAAATTAACTATAAAATTATAATTTCAACATGGATTGAACACATAATTTATTGTTCGTTATATTCATGTACAAAAAGTATATTATTAGGAATTAATAATTCAAGTATAAAATTTTTACCTTTAAAAAAAAATAAAGCTAAAAAATATCTAAAAAAATATCTCCAAGGATATTTAGATGGTATAAAAAAACCTATATTAATATTAAATTCTGGAATTATTTGGCTACAATCATTATATATTTCAAAATATCGTATATTAAATACTAATGCTGATGTTTATACGATTGCTAAAAGAAATTTTTTTACAAAATGGAATGGAAGTTCATTCTTTACAGGTGAGAAAAAAAATATTTATATACAAAAATTAATTCCATATATAAATACTACTAAAATAAAAAAAATTTGTAATACATGTAAATATTGGTTATTACCTCTTTTTAAAAATTCTAATATTAAAAAATATCATTTAAAATAAATGATATCATATTTATATAAATCCATTAACCAGAAAAATATAATATGAAATATATTTCTTTAGACATGAAAAAAATACCTGATTATGGTATTACTTTAATAGAAGCATCTGCAGGAACTGGAAAAACATTTTCTATTATTACCTTGTATCTACGTTTACTTTTAAATATTGGCATAAAAAAAACATACAAAAGACCGTTATCTATATGTGAAATATTAGTAGTTACATTCACAGAAGCATCAAAAAATGATTTAAAAAAAAGATTATACAAAAAAATTTGTCAATTACATTGTTATTGCATCAATACTAGTAATAAAAAAAGTGAATTAATTAACATTATCAAAGATATTAAGGATATAAAAAAAACTACTAAATTATTGCAATTTGCAAAGAAAAACATCAATTCTATCATGATATACACATTACATAGTTTTTTTTTAAATACACTGCGCGAACAAAAATTTCTATGTAATCAAATAATACCTATTAAGATTTTAAAAAACATAGAAAAAATAAAATTAGAAGCTACAAAAGATTTTTGGAGAAATTATGCATACGGAATAAATGAAAACATTACTGATCTTATCATAAAAAAATGGCCCACTCCAAAAAAATTATTTAATTATATCAATATTTTACTGAATCAAGAAAAAAAAAAAGTTCACTATAGTTTTTTGAAAAAAACTAATTTAAAAAAAAAATATGATAATATCATAAA of Buchnera aphidicola (Cinara splendens) contains these proteins:
- the mscS gene encoding small-conductance mechanosensitive channel MscS → MEAFYVINCINNIGLCFLLNKQMFISYITNLFFAIIIIIIGFFFSQFLANGALKLFSARHIDNTVSGFLSTLARYIVITFTGIIALGQIGVQTKSIIAIIGAAGMAVGLALQGSLSNFAAGVLLILLRPLRTNEYVNLGNAAGTVLHVHIFYTTLKTLDGKIIIIPNGKIVAGNIINYSREPIRRNQFVINVAYDSDADLVISVLQTVIDQEERVLKHPGNFVGLNEFSPSSLKFIVKCWCHTTELNSVYSDLMLNFKKALDKHNITIPYPKMDIYFYKKINKILKISDINSVERKKK
- a CDS encoding exodeoxyribonuclease V subunit gamma is translated as MLRMLLTTMLKIYQSNQMNFLVEKLCKKIQSKKKILKKKTILINNTYTKQWLEIQISKKLTICMNTQYIEISKFFINLIKQSNHKLKSIKPNIFEVKYLKWILMSIISKKNDCIFLKENSIQYNNYEFCLHMANVFVKYIFFQPDLIYTWEQEIKNNIWEKKLIWQKKLWSMIIQKTKNSGIANFTDIINNFNKNINKSYFLKFIPKKILIFSNISINPFIITILHIIKNITSIYLFQYTFKKKKKYTNISINFLIKKQKSSSEKKQKKLLYYKKKFFYKKIYTNNILYKLQYDIFKNSLENSIPSKIHYKNHHSLSINQCSSYLQEIQELYKYIIYILNTNKKITLNNILITADNIKPYIFYINNIFNSIKKNNPMIHNISKNNKTKKKIILTIKNLFKIKNNRFKYSWVLSLLNTKYLRKKFYIKSSDIKILYSFISDLYISFGFDKNQFKKMSIPEINTYSWEYAISRITIGYGAQKNYSIWNNISVYNVSCEKSNVLLGNFINLIITLNQLRKKLLNKKTLKNWFHIFTKIINKFFHIPLKHKKFFFILENKWKNIVSEGIMMNYSEKISIDVITDIFFKNNYSLFKYDAFFTGKINITNLKNIRTIPFKMICVLGCIQGSTPPLKKTDILNLANKKTYHDNKNIFFETIMSTQKYFFCSFVKTTDTESTSYASKYIIDIIFYLKKIFYTKKNTFTEKKKNYIHNIYIKHKHKTNHLYFINQKTEYFLHKKKFFSSYKKIKKTTQKNISIKKLINFWKNPVQYYFKKTLKIPKIDSTTEILSEDELFSINSLNQFYINKKILKKKILNKKTNSLYKKLKLQNKIPYGYVGKILWKKQEKKINILAKQINTLRKSPIKKKINIKTKKYKLSGIIKEINAYGLIRWSANKINYKIIISTWIEHIIYCSLYSCTKSILLGINNSSIKFLPLKKNKAKKYLKKYLQGYLDGIKKPILILNSGIIWLQSLYISKYRILNTNADVYTIAKRNFFTKWNGSSFFTGEKKNIYIQKLIPYINTTKIKKICNTCKYWLLPLFKNSNIKKYHLK